The following proteins are encoded in a genomic region of Pseudorca crassidens isolate mPseCra1 chromosome 1, mPseCra1.hap1, whole genome shotgun sequence:
- the TGFB3 gene encoding transforming growth factor beta-3 proprotein produces the protein MHLLAKPQSSGSREAAWFSSLLLHVCWGLLLTRPRSPRASLPCSRMKMHLQRALVVLALLNFATVSLSMSTCTTLDFDHIKRKRVEAIRGQILSKLRLTSPPDPSVLANIPTQVLDLYNSTRELLEEVHGERGDDCTQENTESEYYAKEIYKFDMIHGLEEHNDLAVCPKGITSKIFRFNVSSVEKNETNLFRAEFRVLRMPNPSSKRSEQRIELFQILQPDEHIAKQRYLDGKNLPTRGTAEWLSFDVTDTVREWLLRRESNLGLEISIHCPCHTFQPNGDILENIQEVMEIKFKGVDSEDDPGRGDLGRLKKKKEHSPHLILMMIPPDRLDNPGQGGQRKKRALDTNYCFRNLEENCCVRPLYIDFRQDLGWKWVHEPKGYYANFCSGPCPYLRSADTTHSSVLGLYNTLNPEASASPCCVPQDLEPLTILYYVGRTAKVEQLSNMVVKSCKCS, from the exons ATGCACCTTCTTGCCAAGCCTCAGTCTTCGGGATCTAGGGAGGCCGCCtggttttcctccctccttctgcaCGTCTGCTGGGGTCTCCTCCTCACCAGGCCTCGCAGCCCCCGGGCCTCTCTCCCCTGCTCACGCATGAAGATGCACTTGCAAAGGGCTCTGGTGGTCCTGGCCCTGCTGAACTTTGCCACGGTCAGTCTCTCCATGTCCACTTGCACCACCTTGGACTTCGACCACATCAAGAGGAAGCGGGTGGAAGCCATTAGGGGACAGATCTTGAGCAAACTCAGGCTCACCAGTCCCCCCGATCCATCGGTGTTGGCCAACATCCCCACCCAGGTCCTGGACCTTTACAACAGCACCCGAGAGCTGCTGGAAGAGGTGCACGGGGAGAGGGGAGACGACTGCACTCAGGAAAACACCGAGTCGGAGTACTATGCCAAAGAAATCTATAAATTCGACATGATCCACGGGCTGGAGGAGCACA ATGACCTGGCCGTCTGTCCCAAAGGAATCACGTCCAAGATTTTCCGCTTCAACGTGTCCtcagtggagaaaaatgaaaccaacCTGTTCCGAGCGGAATTCCGGGTCTTGCGGATGCCCAACCCCAGCTCCAAGCGCAGCGAGCAGAGGATTGAGCTCTTCCAG ATCCTCCAGCCGGATGAGCACATAGCCAAGCAGCGCTATCTCGATGGCAAGAATCTGCCCACGCGGGGCACTGCTGAGTGGCTGTCTTTCGACGTCACAGACACTGTGCGTGAATGGCTCTTACGAAGAG AATCCAACTTAGGTCTGGAAATCAGCATTCATTGTCCGTGTCACACCTTTCAGCCCAATGGGGATATCCTGGAAAACATTCAAGAGGTGATGGAAATCAAGTTCAAAG GTGTGGACAGTGAGGATGATCCAGGCAGAGGAGATCTGGGGcgactgaagaagaaaaaggaacacagccctcatttaatcctcatgatgaTTCCCCCAGACCGGCTGGACAACCCAGGCCAGGGAGGTCAGAGGAAGAAGCGGGCCCTGGACACCAATTACTGCTTCCG CAATCTGGAGGAGAACTGCTGTGTGCGCCCTCTCTACATTGACTTCCGACAGGATCTGGGCTGGAAATGGGTCCATGAACCTAAGGGCTACTACGCCAACTTCTGCTCAGGCCCGTGCCCGTACCTCCGCAGCGCAGACACTACCCACAGCTCA GTGCTGGGACTGTACAACACCCTGAACCCTGAAGCCTCGGCCTCCCCTTGCTGCGTACCCCAGGACTTGGAGCCCCTGACCATCCTGTACTATGTCGGGAGGACCGCCAAGGTGGAGCAGCTCTCTAACATGGTGGTGAAGTCCTGCAAGTGCAGCTGA